A single region of the Lotus japonicus ecotype B-129 chromosome 4, LjGifu_v1.2 genome encodes:
- the LOC130710899 gene encoding RNA cytidine acetyltransferase 1 — MRKKVDERIRTLIENGVKSRHRSMFVIIGNKSRDQIVNLHYMLGKAQIKSKPNVLWCYKDKLEMSSHKKKREKKVKQLMQRGLLDREKVDSFSLFVETGELSYCLYKDSERILGNTYGMCILQDFEALTPNLLARTIETVEGGGLVVLLLRSLSSLTSLYTMVMDVHDRFRTESHSEATGRFNERFLLSLASCKACVVMDDELNILPISSHIKHITAVPVKEDFVGLSEAEQNLKILKEQLNEYFPVGPLIKKCCTLDQGKAVVTFLDAVLDKTLRSTVALLAARGRGKSAALGLSIAGAVAVGYSNIFVTAPSPENLKTLFEFICKGFDALDYKEHIDFDVVRSLNPEFKKATVRINIYKHHRQTIQYILPHEHEKLSQVELLVVDEAAAIPLPVVKSLLGPYLVFLSSTVNGYEGTGRSLSLKLLQQLEEQSCLSAKGTEGTGSGRLFKKIELSESIRYASGDPIESWLNTLLCLDVSNSIPNITRLPPASECDLYYVNRDTLFSYHRESELFLQRMMALYVASHYKNSPNDLQLMADAPAHHLFVLLGPVDESKNQLPDILCVIQVALEGQISRQSAMQSLSNGRQPFGDQLPWKFCEQFRDTVFPSLSGARIVRIATHPSAMRLGYGSQAVELLTRYYEGQLTPISEVDVEDGIQAPPVRVTEAAEKVSLLEENIKPRADLPHLLVHLRERRPEKLHYIGVSFGLTLDLFKFWKKHKFAPFYIGQIPNTVTGEHSCMVLKPLNNDEIEVDGSNQWGFFGPFYQDFRQRFTRLLASTFRDMQCRLAMSIIDPKIDFSKQEPMKSTSDKFLGPVKEYLTPHDMKRLEAYVDNLADFHLILDLVPTLAHLYFQEKLPVTLTPAQASVLLCTGLQTQNISHIEGQMKLERQQILSLFIKVMQKFYRYLYGLASKEIESTLPRLKKIVMEPHSVSVDEDLNNAAKQVEDDMKSTAEALFTPELLQQYAIKDGESGLDNILENNGGKLPTGGLISVKSSKAEKKGSHSSEKKRDKDGHKSERKRGKDDSNHKSSKKKRT, encoded by the exons atgaggaagaaggtggatgAACGAATCAGAACTCTCATTGAAAATGGTGTCAAATCAAGGCACAGGTCCATGTTCGTCATCATCGGCAACAAGTCCCGTGACCAG ATTGTGAATCTTCATTACATGCTTGGCAAGGCACAGATCAAGTCCAAGCCAAATGTTTTATGGTGTTACAAGGACAAGCTTGAAATGAGCAG TCATAAGAAAAAGCGTGAAAAAAAGGTTAAACAATTGATGCAGAGGGGTCTTTTGGATCGCGAGAAAGTGGATTCATTTTCGTTGTTCGTGGAGACTGGGGAACTAAGTTATTGTTTGTATAAGGATTCGGAGAGAATTCTGGGTAATACCTACGGGATGTGTATACTCCAG GATTTCGAGGCGTTGACACCTAATCTCCTAGCAAGAACGATAGAGACGGTGGAGGGAGGAGGGTTGGTTGTTTTGCTGCTTCGTTCTCTTTCCTCGCTGACCAGTCTGTACACCATGGTGATG GATGTCCACGATAGATTTCGAACAGAATCCCATTCTGAGGCAACTGGGCGCTTCAATGAACGCTTCTTATTATCACTTGCTTCTTGCAAGGCATGTGTGGTCATGGATGATGAGCTCAATATATTACCCATTTCATCTCACATTAAGCATATTACTGCAGTTCCTGTTAAGGAG GACTTTGTTGGGCTTTCAGAAGCAGAACAGAATCTGAAGATCCTTAAAGAACAACTAAATGAATATTTCCCTGTTGGACCATTGATTAAGAAATGTTGCACCTTGGACCAG GGAAAAGCTGTCGTCACATTTCTGGATGCAGTTTTGGACAAGACTCTTCGTAGTACTGTTGCCTTGTTGGCAGCTCGTGGCCGTGGGAAATCAGCTGCTCTTGGTTTATCAATTGCTGGAGCTGTTGCTGTGGG GTATTCAAATATCTTTGTAACTGCACCTAGCCCTGAGAACTTGAAAACCTTGTTTGAGTTTATATGCAAAGGTTTTGATGCACTTGACTACAAG GAACATATTGATTTTGATGTGGTGAGAAGTTTGAATCCTGAGTTTAAGAAAGCTACTGTAAGGATCAATATTTACAAACACCACAGACAGACAATTCAG tATATACTGCCTCACGAGCATGAAAAGCTTTCACAAGTTGAACTGTTGGTTGTTGACGAAGCAGCTGCTATTCCACTGCCAGTGGTGAAGTCTTTGCTTGGCCCATATCTCGTCTTCCTATCTTCGACTGTTAATGG TTATGAAGGTACTGGGCGGTCCTTGTCACTAAAACTTCTGCAGCAACTGGAAGAGCAGAGCTGTTTGTCTGCAAAGGGCACAGAGGGCACTGGTTCTG GTCGTCTCTTTAAGAAAATAGAACTGAGTGAGTCCATTAGATACGCTTCTGGGGATCCCATCGAAAGCTGGCTTAACACATTACTTTGCTTAGATGTTTCAAATTCTATTCCTAATATTACCAG ATTACCTCCAGCCAGTGAGTGTGATCTATACTATGTTAATCGGGATACTCTCTTTTCGTATCACAGAGAGAGTGAATTGTTTTTGCAG CGAATGATGGCCTTATATGTTGCATCACACTATAAGAATTCTCCGAATGATCTGCAACTGATGGCAGATGCTCCAGCACACCACTTATTTGTACTACTTG GACCTGTTGATGAATCAAAGAATCAACTTCCTGATATTTTGTGTGTCATCCAG GTTGCCCTTGAGGGACAGATATCTCGTCAGTCAGCAATGCAAAGTTTGAGCAATGGTCGTCAACCTTTTGGAGATCAATTACCATGGAAATTCTGTGAGCAATTTCGAGACACTGTTTTTCCTTCACTTTCAGGTGCTCGCATTGTACGCATTGCTACGCACCCTAGTGCCATGAGG CTTGGATATGGTTCGCAAGCTGTTGAGCTTTTAACACG TTACTATGAAGGACAACTTACTCCTATCTCTGAAGTTGATGTTGAAGATGGAATACAGGCTCCGCCTGTTAGGGTTACAGAAGCTGCAGAGAAG GTTTCCCTACTTGAAGAGAATATAAAACCTAGAGCAGATCTTCCTCATTTGCTAGTACATCTGCGTGAAAGGCGCCCGGAGAAGCTCCATTACATTGGTGTCTCTTTTGGGCTAACCTTggacctttttaaattttggaAGAAGCATAAGTTTGCTCCTTTCTACATTGGCCAAATTCCA AATACTGTGACTGGTGAGCATTCTTGTATGGTCCTGaaacccttgaacaatgatgAAATTGAAGTTGACGGATCAAATCAATGGGGCTTTTTTGGTCCATTTTACCAAG ATTTCAGACAAAGATTTACCAGACTTCTCGCTTCTACTTTTCGTGACATGCAATGCAGGCTTGCTATGAG CATCATAGATCCAAAAATCGATTTCTCAAAGCAAGAGCCCATGAAGTCTACTTCTGATAAATTTTTGGGACCAGTTAAAGAATATCTAACACCACATGATATGAAGCGACTGGAGGCTTATGTTGACAATCTTGCTGACTTTCATCTG ATTTTAGATTTAGTTCCTACCCTTGCACATCTGTACTTCCAAGAAAAGCTTCCAGTTACGTTGACGCCCGCACAAGCTTCTGTGTTACTATGCACTGGTCTGCAGACTCAGAACATTTCGCACATTGAG GGACAAATGAAGTTGGAAAGGCAACAAATATTGTCTCTATTTATAAAAGTAATGCAGAAGTTCTACAGATATCTATATGGCCTTGCATCCAAGGAGATTGAGTCAACCTTGCCACGGCTGAAAAAA ATTGTTATGGAACCTCATAGTGTCTCGGTGGATGAGGACCTCAATAATGCAGCTAAACAAGTTGAG GATGACATGAAATCAACAGCAGAAGCACTCTTTACTCCTGAATTGCTCCAGCAGTATGCCATTAAAGATGGAGAATCTGGCCTTGataatattttagaaaataatggTGGAAAATTACCCACAGGTGGTCTTATTAGTGTGAAATCCAGTAAGGCTGAAAAGAAGGGTAGTCATAGTAGTGAAAAAAAGCGGGATAAAGACGGTCATAAGAGCGAAAGAAAGCGGGGTAAAGACGATTCCAACCACAAAtcaagcaaaaagaaaagaacttga